From the genome of Desulfovibrio gilichinskyi, one region includes:
- a CDS encoding MJ1477/TM1410 family putative glycoside hydrolase → MYYTNILKFKYLFLITISFIMFSCSTKLPEITQKTQPAETTHRIKKKISSWCFWLQSPSIAMLAESPYELVVMDYSADGTDNKRFTAEDVSVLHKFDKTVLCYFSIGEAEKYRFYWKKEWNDNPPNFLGPENPDWPENYKVRYWREDWWETGLRPYLDRILEAGFDGVYLDIIDAYWFWHEQGVDVKATADDMVKLVKRIADYCRAKSGKSFIICPQNGLGIIADCSPVYRDLYFKTINMVGLESLLENVFSKEDQNYRLQLAKELSESGIAIFDIEYIKESQYTDYLKKINKLTFPVIPYASTPDAALDKLTDFYKYQKGEKNTQ, encoded by the coding sequence ATGTACTACACTAACATATTGAAATTTAAATATTTATTTTTGATAACAATATCTTTTATCATGTTTTCGTGTTCCACGAAACTGCCCGAAATCACCCAGAAAACTCAACCGGCTGAAACAACTCACAGAATTAAAAAAAAGATTTCAAGCTGGTGCTTCTGGCTTCAAAGCCCATCGATTGCTATGCTGGCTGAATCTCCATACGAATTAGTCGTTATGGATTACTCAGCAGATGGAACTGACAACAAAAGATTTACTGCTGAAGATGTTTCTGTTCTGCACAAATTCGACAAAACAGTTCTCTGCTATTTTTCCATCGGTGAAGCGGAAAAATACAGATTCTACTGGAAAAAAGAATGGAATGATAATCCTCCGAACTTTCTGGGTCCGGAAAATCCTGACTGGCCTGAAAATTACAAAGTACGCTACTGGCGTGAGGACTGGTGGGAAACAGGACTGCGCCCATATTTAGACCGCATTTTGGAGGCTGGCTTTGACGGTGTTTATCTAGATATTATTGATGCATACTGGTTCTGGCATGAACAGGGAGTTGATGTAAAAGCAACCGCAGATGATATGGTTAAGCTGGTAAAAAGAATTGCTGATTACTGCCGCGCAAAATCTGGTAAAAGTTTTATTATCTGCCCGCAGAACGGTCTTGGAATCATTGCTGACTGCTCCCCTGTTTATCGTGATTTATATTTCAAAACAATAAACATGGTCGGACTGGAAAGCCTGCTGGAAAATGTTTTCAGCAAAGAAGATCAGAACTATCGCTTGCAATTGGCAAAGGAGCTTTCTGAGTCTGGAATAGCCATTTTTGATATTGAATACATCAAAGAGTCGCAATATACTGATTATTTGAAAAAGATTAACAAACTGACTTTTCCGGTCATACCTTACGCGTCAACACCGGATGCGGCGCTCGATAAACTGACAGATTTCTATAAATATCAGAAAGGAGAAAAAAACACTCAGTGA
- a CDS encoding CsgG/HfaB family protein, with the protein MKKCLFPVFFLVIILAGCSGSYMQGYTQPQGIASEARHAAVLPLVNLTTTPNAGRMVGDLLATELYSSTKFQLMESTEMLKRVKGDNDDLEFVMEDAVAQKVGVSLGVDTIIYGSVSEYQYKRGVNQSPTVGINLRMIDVSSGKVLWASSVSKSGGCFFGCTESLNSVAQEALAEMVASMTAVPAQ; encoded by the coding sequence GTGAAAAAGTGTTTATTTCCAGTGTTTTTTTTGGTCATAATTCTTGCAGGATGTTCCGGTTCTTACATGCAAGGATATACGCAGCCTCAAGGTATTGCCAGTGAAGCCCGCCATGCCGCAGTTCTTCCTTTAGTTAATTTAACAACCACACCTAATGCCGGACGTATGGTCGGCGACTTGCTCGCAACCGAGCTTTATTCTTCCACTAAGTTTCAGCTGATGGAATCGACTGAAATGCTCAAACGAGTAAAGGGAGACAACGATGATCTGGAATTTGTCATGGAAGATGCTGTGGCCCAGAAGGTCGGAGTAAGTCTCGGCGTTGATACAATTATTTACGGCTCCGTTTCTGAATATCAGTACAAGCGCGGCGTAAATCAAAGCCCGACTGTCGGAATCAATTTGAGAATGATTGATGTTTCTTCCGGAAAAGTCCTTTGGGCTTCATCTGTATCTAAAAGTGGAGGTTGCTTTTTCGGATGTACAGAATCTTTAAACAGCGTGGCTCAGGAAGCTTTGGCAGAAATGGTTGCTTCAATGACCGCTGTTCCTGCTCAATAG
- a CDS encoding endo alpha-1,4 polygalactosaminidase has translation MYRIFKQRGSGSFGRNGCFNDRCSCSIVFTVALISFSLLSSTFAFGKSKNEVSTWCCYYGQQDKTEDLARFDLAVLDAGGQKPEQLRKRRVKCLVYVSLGEVHTDSPYYAQAAKLGLLVRYNENWDSWVVDIRRPEWKKMLFEQIIPDALKSGYDGLFFDTLDSPIDMQRQDPDTYKGTERSCVELIKDIRNHYPKLFLCQNRGFEIIQRTAPYIDYLLIEGLSSSMDIATGIRSDVSDQDREFLITKAQSAIKKNRNLVVLSLDYALPDDKQEIDKAYKFSRKQGFVPYVSTPELHQVNTYAPAP, from the coding sequence ATGTACAGAATCTTTAAACAGCGTGGCTCAGGAAGCTTTGGCAGAAATGGTTGCTTCAATGACCGCTGTTCCTGCTCAATAGTTTTTACAGTGGCTCTAATTTCATTTTCACTGCTTAGCAGCACTTTTGCATTTGGAAAAAGCAAAAATGAAGTGTCGACATGGTGCTGTTATTATGGACAGCAGGATAAGACTGAAGATTTAGCCCGGTTTGACCTTGCTGTTTTAGATGCTGGCGGCCAAAAGCCGGAACAGCTGCGTAAACGCAGAGTTAAATGTCTCGTTTATGTCAGTCTTGGTGAAGTGCATACGGACAGTCCTTATTACGCGCAGGCCGCAAAGCTTGGATTGCTGGTCAGATATAATGAAAACTGGGATTCTTGGGTGGTTGATATCCGCCGTCCCGAGTGGAAGAAGATGCTCTTTGAACAGATAATTCCAGATGCGCTTAAGAGTGGATATGACGGACTTTTTTTCGATACTCTTGATTCTCCGATTGATATGCAGAGGCAGGACCCTGACACATATAAAGGTACTGAACGAAGCTGTGTTGAGTTGATTAAAGACATTAGAAATCATTACCCGAAGTTGTTTCTCTGTCAGAATCGTGGATTTGAAATTATTCAGAGAACTGCTCCGTATATTGATTATCTGTTAATCGAAGGTCTCAGCAGTTCTATGGATATTGCTACCGGAATCAGGAGTGATGTCTCTGATCAGGATCGTGAATTTCTAATTACCAAAGCGCAGTCAGCCATTAAAAAAAATCGTAATCTTGTGGTTCTCAGTTTGGATTATGCTTTGCCGGATGATAAGCAGGAAATTGACAAAGCTTATAAATTTTCACGAAAACAGGGGTTTGTTCCGTATGTCAGCACTCCAGAACTCCATCAGGTTAATACCTATGCGCCTGCTCCTTAG
- a CDS encoding polysaccharide deacetylase family protein, with protein sequence MSALQNSIRLIPMRLLLSFIIFILSFSTAVPMSYGAQLKRKVMVLYNSAEKQNAQGNLFVEGFAMPLNYLGILYEVRDVNKRPLPDAKQMEQCIGIFTTFADEFMEKPEDYLKWLINQQENGRKVIIAGSFGARQNLNNDAVDPALVKRVYSNLGFSWQGNATNNSVRLVYDNIDPKEMNFERNLPLFPPRYAQIIAVDDHVKPWVTVKIKDNPNSSGVAVAAGPKGGIALDGYMRWQDPVTFIEQWYLNPFDFLQQSLNLKGIPALTPTTLNGLRVAFAHIDGDGFAGYTEIDKNKNCAEILMERIFSRYDFPNSASVIAGEIDPDVKGSPANVLLARTLFEMKNIEPASHSYTHPFAWNKKLRESPEYKDEFVVGQYEKAGYKFNATYEIVDSCKYISTDLTPPDHPCKTLFWSGMCDPVGSQAEIVKKAGLLNLNGGDTIFDASHNSYFGVSPLYKPLGEQSQIYTGQANENILTNLWAGPYFGFRNIVETMKRTGTPRRVMPIDIYYHFYSGEKFASLKALEDVYDWVVSQNCAKVYASAYIKMVNGYLSGKIDIIDADHFVISDYDDCLSLRLDGADKVPDLANCKNIIGYDIEPEGIFVHLNPGTGKAELVLSSNIKVNDGVAYIKSGSGWIKDFKRSERGVRFIFECFNKGKIVVAGLKPDHKFKIVGNNFSAMEVTSSNRGEVLLQDVTSGPLEISLI encoded by the coding sequence ATGTCAGCACTCCAGAACTCCATCAGGTTAATACCTATGCGCCTGCTCCTTAGTTTTATTATTTTTATTCTTTCTTTTTCTACCGCAGTTCCAATGAGCTACGGAGCGCAACTGAAGCGTAAAGTCATGGTCCTCTATAACAGTGCCGAAAAGCAAAATGCTCAGGGAAACCTTTTTGTAGAAGGGTTTGCCATGCCGCTAAATTATTTGGGGATTTTATATGAAGTGCGTGATGTAAATAAACGGCCTCTTCCTGATGCAAAGCAGATGGAGCAGTGCATTGGGATTTTTACAACATTTGCTGATGAGTTTATGGAAAAACCGGAAGACTATCTGAAATGGCTTATCAACCAACAGGAAAACGGCCGGAAAGTCATTATTGCAGGCAGTTTCGGAGCCCGTCAGAATCTTAATAATGACGCGGTAGATCCTGCTCTGGTTAAACGAGTTTATTCGAATTTAGGTTTTTCATGGCAGGGTAACGCAACAAATAACAGTGTTCGCCTTGTATACGATAATATCGACCCAAAAGAGATGAACTTTGAGCGCAATCTTCCTTTGTTTCCACCTAGATATGCTCAGATTATCGCCGTTGATGACCATGTTAAGCCGTGGGTAACAGTAAAAATTAAAGATAATCCAAATTCTTCAGGTGTTGCAGTTGCTGCCGGGCCGAAGGGAGGAATTGCGCTTGATGGTTATATGCGGTGGCAGGATCCTGTAACTTTTATTGAGCAGTGGTATCTCAATCCTTTTGATTTTTTACAGCAATCTTTGAATTTGAAAGGGATACCGGCTCTCACTCCGACAACGCTTAATGGATTAAGAGTAGCTTTTGCTCATATAGATGGTGACGGTTTTGCCGGTTATACTGAAATAGATAAAAATAAAAATTGCGCAGAAATCTTGATGGAACGCATTTTTTCCCGTTATGATTTCCCTAATTCTGCATCGGTAATTGCCGGAGAAATTGATCCGGATGTAAAAGGAAGCCCTGCTAACGTGCTTCTTGCACGGACTTTGTTTGAAATGAAAAATATCGAGCCTGCATCACACTCGTATACTCACCCTTTTGCCTGGAATAAAAAACTTAGAGAGTCACCCGAGTATAAAGATGAATTTGTTGTGGGGCAATACGAGAAAGCCGGTTATAAGTTTAATGCTACATATGAAATTGTTGATTCATGCAAATATATTTCTACTGATTTAACTCCGCCTGATCATCCCTGCAAAACTCTCTTCTGGTCCGGAATGTGCGATCCGGTAGGTAGTCAGGCTGAAATTGTCAAGAAGGCCGGACTGCTGAATTTAAATGGCGGTGATACTATTTTTGATGCCAGCCACAATTCCTATTTTGGAGTATCTCCGCTTTACAAGCCTCTTGGTGAACAAAGCCAGATTTATACCGGACAGGCAAATGAAAATATTCTGACTAATTTGTGGGCCGGACCTTATTTCGGTTTTCGCAATATAGTGGAAACCATGAAGCGGACAGGGACACCGCGTAGAGTCATGCCGATCGATATTTATTACCATTTTTACAGCGGTGAAAAATTTGCTTCGCTCAAAGCCTTGGAAGACGTTTATGATTGGGTTGTATCTCAGAACTGCGCCAAGGTTTACGCCTCTGCCTACATCAAAATGGTTAACGGGTATTTATCCGGTAAAATAGATATTATTGATGCCGATCATTTCGTTATATCAGATTATGATGATTGCCTTTCGCTCCGGCTGGACGGGGCTGATAAAGTCCCTGACTTAGCAAATTGTAAAAATATTATCGGCTATGACATAGAACCGGAAGGTATTTTTGTGCATTTGAACCCCGGAACCGGCAAGGCTGAACTTGTCTTATCCTCAAATATTAAAGTTAATGACGGGGTTGCGTATATTAAAAGCGGCTCAGGTTGGATAAAAGATTTTAAGCGTTCAGAGCGGGGCGTAAGATTTATTTTTGAATGTTTTAATAAAGGTAAAATTGTCGTTGCCGGTCTGAAACCTGATCATAAATTTAAGATTGTCGGTAATAATTTCTCTGCAATGGAAGTGACCAGCAGCAACAGGGGAGAGGTTCTTTTACAGGATGTAACGTCTGGACCGTTGGAGATTTCGCTGATTTGA
- a CDS encoding tetratricopeptide repeat protein translates to MNIKLWRILLFVLVFVGATYLIYPFPKDMVPLYLKNGDIAKATDIISTLLDENPDDLQLLDLGADVYLLRGMPEKAIASLKRILDFEPEDISILEKLVKCYEWNVMPLDALQTWERIALLSPKREKPLEKMVMYYRFYNLVHKEVSAIIKLNNLQTAEEISDAFKTGINLEVSRIAKEYDAKKDDPYLDYLIRHIYIVGEQYRVDLENSEKINYLDYVTYACEYYVQVGRVEEAAAFASYMDKKTGNGIESRIQLVKVLGWSQQNAAALDLAEQLYKLKPDNIALLTEMSWLAQSLKRNDLAELSLQKLVRLEPDNTKHREDLGNMYIDEGKFSQAVAIFRDLAQKFSKLITYAHSMLRAALYSSDPQLMEKVVAETEHLDITDPEYQRTKAELFLALNRPRDAYALLRVVAEGPDGQLDDFVRLLDAAGATGDAKLVADTVDLVLRFAPDDSSLMRQGAEAWLNAGNPEKSYQLYRQVVSKEGQEKDVIGMLLAASETQSLKTAKQAAEYAVKVLPDNLKVLSQAGEIMLWLNSPVDGYPYFKKAAVLTSGDKETVMKLMQVASYTADSKIFRDAATVAVKLRPSDEQVAMLAAGVWAAAGDTKKAAQLIASFAGRQGETYEMLMQWAEFADQSGLTEEAYRLYEQIYSLNSSDKKVRANLARLAGWTNRPKVSAKLFGEMSDEQPDSFSLALQAAKGYSDAAEYTDAVRYYERALSFKSGDTDLKLELARNYGFAGMNDKRIILLQELNAQGVLPQVEKIELARAYLDDKNPQKALEILEPYVTLKILPRFEGFLLASAYDQAGRRQDASEIYKKLGLEYGNDGVFMARLGAEALFNNHADDAFSLFESALKVDKKNQTALKGIAMIYAQRNEYKKAAANFRAYSRIVPDDADARFQLGEVYMQTGREGEALREFKAAKRILKRQGINEKSIFSQADKVIGKE, encoded by the coding sequence TTGAACATCAAGTTATGGCGAATACTTTTATTTGTGCTCGTATTTGTCGGAGCCACCTATCTTATCTACCCTTTCCCGAAGGATATGGTTCCGCTGTATCTTAAAAACGGTGATATTGCGAAGGCTACCGATATAATTTCGACACTTCTGGATGAAAATCCGGACGATCTGCAACTGCTTGATTTGGGGGCGGATGTTTATCTTCTTCGCGGTATGCCGGAGAAGGCTATCGCAAGTTTAAAGCGTATCCTTGATTTTGAACCTGAGGATATCTCTATCCTTGAAAAGCTTGTTAAGTGTTACGAGTGGAATGTTATGCCACTTGATGCTTTGCAAACATGGGAACGCATTGCACTGTTAAGCCCTAAAAGGGAAAAGCCGTTAGAAAAAATGGTTATGTATTATCGTTTTTATAACTTGGTGCATAAAGAAGTTTCGGCGATTATAAAGCTAAATAATTTACAGACAGCTGAAGAAATTTCAGATGCTTTTAAGACAGGAATAAACCTTGAAGTTTCCCGTATTGCAAAAGAATATGATGCTAAAAAAGATGATCCTTATCTTGATTACCTCATAAGGCATATTTATATCGTAGGAGAGCAGTACCGAGTAGATTTGGAAAATAGTGAAAAAATCAACTACTTAGATTATGTTACATATGCATGTGAATATTATGTTCAGGTTGGACGAGTTGAAGAAGCCGCAGCATTTGCTTCTTACATGGATAAAAAAACAGGCAATGGAATAGAAAGTCGTATTCAACTTGTTAAAGTCCTTGGGTGGTCGCAGCAAAATGCTGCCGCTTTAGATCTGGCAGAACAACTTTATAAACTTAAACCTGATAATATTGCGCTGCTGACTGAAATGTCATGGCTGGCGCAGAGTTTAAAACGAAATGATCTCGCTGAATTGTCATTGCAAAAATTAGTGCGTCTTGAACCTGATAATACAAAGCACCGCGAAGACCTCGGAAATATGTATATTGATGAGGGTAAATTCAGTCAGGCTGTCGCGATTTTTAGAGATTTGGCTCAGAAGTTCAGTAAGTTAATAACGTATGCTCACAGCATGCTACGGGCAGCCTTATATAGCTCTGATCCTCAGCTTATGGAAAAAGTTGTTGCTGAAACAGAGCATCTCGATATTACTGATCCAGAGTACCAAAGGACTAAAGCGGAACTTTTTCTTGCTCTCAATCGTCCGCGCGATGCATATGCCTTGTTGCGGGTCGTGGCTGAGGGGCCGGATGGTCAGCTGGATGACTTTGTCAGACTGCTGGACGCAGCCGGAGCAACAGGGGATGCCAAGCTTGTTGCCGACACCGTCGATTTGGTTTTGCGTTTTGCACCTGATGACAGTTCCCTTATGCGTCAAGGTGCTGAAGCTTGGTTAAATGCCGGTAATCCTGAAAAATCTTATCAGCTGTATCGTCAGGTTGTAAGTAAAGAAGGGCAGGAAAAAGATGTTATCGGAATGCTGCTGGCTGCTTCTGAAACTCAAAGTCTTAAAACTGCAAAACAGGCCGCGGAATACGCTGTTAAAGTTTTACCTGATAATTTAAAAGTTCTGTCGCAAGCCGGAGAAATAATGCTTTGGCTTAACTCTCCGGTTGATGGTTATCCTTATTTCAAGAAGGCGGCTGTTTTGACAAGCGGTGATAAAGAAACCGTTATGAAACTTATGCAGGTTGCTTCTTATACTGCAGATAGCAAAATTTTTAGAGACGCAGCGACGGTTGCCGTAAAACTGCGGCCTTCTGATGAACAGGTTGCAATGCTCGCCGCAGGAGTATGGGCTGCTGCCGGAGATACGAAAAAGGCTGCACAGCTTATAGCCAGTTTTGCAGGCAGGCAGGGTGAAACATATGAAATGCTCATGCAGTGGGCAGAATTTGCAGATCAGTCAGGGCTTACTGAAGAAGCATATAGACTCTATGAGCAGATTTATTCACTGAATTCCAGCGATAAGAAAGTACGAGCAAATTTAGCAAGGCTTGCAGGATGGACAAATCGTCCCAAGGTTTCAGCGAAGCTTTTCGGAGAAATGTCTGATGAACAACCGGATAGTTTCTCTTTGGCACTGCAGGCGGCAAAAGGTTATTCTGACGCTGCCGAGTATACCGATGCTGTCAGGTATTACGAAAGAGCTTTGTCATTTAAAAGTGGCGATACTGACTTGAAGCTGGAACTTGCGCGCAATTACGGCTTTGCAGGGATGAACGATAAGCGGATTATCTTGCTGCAAGAACTTAATGCGCAGGGAGTACTTCCGCAGGTGGAAAAAATAGAGCTGGCCAGAGCGTATCTTGATGATAAAAATCCGCAGAAAGCTCTTGAGATTCTTGAACCGTACGTGACTTTAAAAATTCTGCCGAGGTTTGAAGGCTTTTTGCTTGCTTCCGCTTACGATCAGGCTGGACGCAGGCAGGATGCTTCTGAAATTTATAAAAAGCTCGGCCTTGAGTATGGTAACGATGGTGTCTTCATGGCCCGCCTTGGAGCCGAGGCCCTTTTTAATAATCACGCAGATGATGCTTTTTCTTTGTTTGAATCTGCCCTCAAGGTGGATAAAAAGAATCAGACTGCTTTAAAAGGGATAGCTATGATTTATGCTCAGCGGAATGAGTATAAAAAGGCTGCTGCTAATTTCAGAGCATACAGCAGAATTGTACCGGATGATGCGGATGCCAGATTCCAGCTTGGGGAAGTTTATATGCAGACGGGCCGTGAAGGTGAAGCCCTGAGAGAGTTTAAAGCGGCAAAAAGAATTTTGAAGCGGCAGGGCATTAATGAGAAATCAATTTTCAGCCAGGCTGACAAGGTCATTGGGAAGGAATAA
- a CDS encoding SPOR domain-containing protein translates to MKKVKDYKFIISVVTCLLLLIFTPLLQAKDTPSAVVEKVWTVRVSTFENESNAWDFVKYLKSNGYKPVVIRIFDSKYKLWTAVQIGDYPTRSQAVASASSFKRKMKLDYQVKGMDREFLAERTAVSQNAPLPARPDEAAPSYSVKRKVVKTALSSGKTANSLRGVSEDSFYELTQDDVLRDVSNLQRKIILTRIMIRRGYISDGIRMYEELVKTHPEDMNLREEYISTLIDNEEYNKAGSLLQSWLEDDPAASGALSLSSRIKFLTGDYSQQQASLNYLLKLRPGDTDALSSRAYGRQDDGDWLGAIESFSELIDRDPENVDARQALSGLLKQHRPRLNLTPRVYLQTNDTITTSMNTNFSMQLDELTRGEFIYDFTQIYRPAGDGIEKVDKTVNRGAFLFRRDLTRTFTGILGVGAFEGTAEGFTGALGFDWLVSDSGPLSLMLDYNNPWTDEPSAANYKGRYNQISMTYDGFYNDTWGLFMNGQVRQYVVDNDRLYGTKGVYNVILTRKLLDNPELYVSYSYYRSHFKYDDDNYTPIAMVQNESIHTLSTSFSKWFCDSIGMQVSGGIRQDEFKSSPSYFASPNLLMKLGERWEFNAGYEYSSDSGLVGGGESQAITGGINYVF, encoded by the coding sequence TTGAAAAAAGTCAAAGACTATAAATTTATAATCTCGGTAGTGACATGTTTGTTACTGCTTATTTTTACGCCTCTATTGCAGGCTAAAGATACTCCTTCAGCTGTGGTTGAAAAAGTATGGACTGTTCGTGTTTCTACTTTTGAAAATGAAAGCAATGCGTGGGATTTTGTTAAATATTTGAAAAGTAATGGCTATAAACCGGTTGTTATAAGAATTTTCGATTCAAAATATAAACTTTGGACGGCTGTGCAGATCGGTGATTACCCTACACGCAGTCAGGCTGTGGCGTCTGCCAGTTCATTTAAACGCAAAATGAAGCTGGACTATCAGGTTAAAGGGATGGATCGAGAATTTCTTGCTGAAAGGACCGCTGTTTCACAAAATGCCCCGTTACCTGCAAGACCTGATGAAGCCGCACCAAGTTACTCCGTAAAGCGAAAAGTAGTTAAGACTGCTCTGAGTAGTGGTAAGACAGCAAATAGTTTGCGAGGAGTTTCTGAGGATTCCTTTTATGAACTTACTCAGGATGATGTGTTGCGGGATGTTTCTAACCTCCAAAGAAAAATTATTTTAACCCGTATAATGATCAGGCGTGGTTACATTAGTGATGGAATCAGGATGTATGAAGAACTTGTTAAGACACACCCTGAAGATATGAACCTGCGCGAAGAATATATTTCAACGCTTATCGATAACGAAGAATATAATAAGGCCGGAAGTCTGCTTCAAAGCTGGCTTGAAGATGATCCTGCCGCTTCCGGTGCTTTAAGTCTTAGCTCTCGGATTAAATTTTTAACAGGCGACTATTCACAGCAACAGGCTTCTTTAAATTATCTTTTGAAACTTCGCCCCGGGGATACGGATGCATTGTCTTCCCGCGCCTATGGACGACAGGACGACGGGGATTGGCTTGGCGCAATTGAAAGCTTTTCCGAACTGATTGACCGTGATCCTGAAAACGTTGATGCACGGCAAGCTCTGTCCGGACTTCTAAAGCAGCACAGACCGAGGCTTAATCTTACTCCTCGTGTTTACCTGCAGACTAATGATACTATAACAACTTCAATGAACACTAATTTCTCCATGCAGTTGGATGAACTGACTCGCGGCGAATTTATTTATGATTTTACGCAGATTTATCGCCCAGCCGGCGATGGTATTGAGAAAGTAGATAAAACCGTTAACCGCGGAGCTTTTCTCTTCCGTAGAGATCTCACCCGCACGTTCACCGGAATTCTGGGTGTAGGAGCTTTTGAGGGAACAGCGGAAGGTTTTACCGGCGCACTCGGGTTTGATTGGCTGGTTAGCGATTCAGGTCCTCTGTCTTTAATGCTTGATTACAATAATCCGTGGACAGATGAACCTTCCGCCGCAAATTATAAAGGTCGATATAATCAGATTTCAATGACTTATGACGGTTTTTATAATGATACATGGGGGCTGTTCATGAACGGTCAGGTTCGTCAGTATGTCGTAGATAACGACAGATTATACGGAACCAAAGGGGTTTATAATGTTATTTTAACGAGAAAGCTTTTGGATAACCCAGAGCTTTATGTATCCTATTCATACTACCGTTCACATTTTAAATACGATGATGATAATTATACACCGATTGCAATGGTGCAAAATGAAAGTATTCATACACTTAGTACAAGCTTCAGCAAGTGGTTTTGTGATTCCATAGGAATGCAGGTTTCAGGAGGAATAAGGCAGGATGAATTTAAAAGTTCTCCAAGCTATTTCGCTTCTCCGAATTTGCTTATGAAACTCGGCGAGAGATGGGAATTTAACGCAGGCTATGAATACAGCAGTGATTCCGGTCTTGTCGGCGGCGGTGAAAGTCAGGCAATTACCGGAGGAATCAATTATGTTTTCTAA
- a CDS encoding sensor domain-containing diguanylate cyclase, with the protein MLKVHAVIKKYKLSKYFEAFTGIIALTVINLIFFRSDPGFVNVSPHPYWIIVLLTASRYGFSGGAFAGSIAAIAYLGFTLLSVPDLALVNFKSLSMWGKPALFFIVGVVIGEMRELNIKEYNLLSEERDAYKEAFGKIKTKFDVLSEAKQEIDTRIISQENTLGTLYEAAQGLRSLNEESIFPAVLEILRDFMSVEDCSIYTLEGDEFKLNTAMRHGKSPLPDTIPYYEGLMGLAAEDKKTVSIKDVANPESMPLGIIISAPILADNQKHVIGVLNVEKMPFMKFNSDSVRIAGLVADWCGSSIENATIFQETKDKLIADEMIDAYTYDYFKRRLREEFVRSRRYELDLSLILLEFPSLENASDEGREDVLMAFSMILKNQIREIDILFLNDKPGSFFLILPTTPPAGARVVVKNILNAFKALSMMAFESDASLVEIRAGVSGYSMDMEEPMDMVKAVEEDVVSVLFAE; encoded by the coding sequence ATGCTTAAGGTTCATGCTGTCATAAAAAAATATAAGCTTTCAAAGTATTTTGAAGCTTTTACCGGAATAATCGCTCTCACGGTTATCAATTTAATTTTTTTCCGATCTGATCCTGGTTTTGTTAACGTTTCCCCGCATCCTTACTGGATTATCGTGTTGCTCACCGCTTCGCGTTACGGGTTCAGCGGTGGAGCCTTTGCCGGGAGTATTGCCGCGATTGCTTATTTGGGATTTACCTTACTATCAGTTCCGGACCTTGCTCTTGTAAATTTTAAAAGTCTTTCGATGTGGGGAAAGCCTGCGTTGTTTTTTATTGTGGGTGTTGTTATCGGCGAAATGCGTGAACTTAATATCAAAGAATACAATTTGTTAAGTGAAGAACGTGATGCGTATAAAGAAGCTTTCGGTAAAATAAAAACAAAGTTTGATGTTTTAAGTGAAGCAAAGCAGGAAATCGATACCAGAATTATTTCTCAGGAAAACACTTTGGGAACTTTGTATGAAGCTGCGCAGGGCCTGCGCTCTTTGAATGAAGAAAGTATATTTCCTGCTGTTCTTGAAATTCTCAGAGATTTTATGAGTGTCGAAGATTGCTCCATTTATACACTCGAAGGTGATGAATTTAAACTCAATACCGCTATGAGGCATGGGAAAAGTCCATTGCCGGACACTATTCCATACTATGAAGGATTAATGGGACTTGCGGCTGAAGATAAGAAAACGGTCTCTATTAAGGATGTTGCTAATCCGGAAAGCATGCCCCTTGGCATAATCATTTCGGCGCCGATTTTAGCGGATAATCAAAAGCATGTAATCGGTGTTTTGAATGTTGAAAAAATGCCTTTTATGAAATTCAACAGTGATTCCGTAAGAATTGCCGGACTTGTTGCCGACTGGTGCGGAAGCAGTATTGAAAACGCTACTATCTTTCAAGAAACTAAAGACAAACTTATCGCAGATGAAATGATCGATGCTTATACGTATGATTATTTTAAGAGAAGACTGCGCGAAGAATTTGTAAGATCTCGCAGATATGAGCTGGATTTGTCGCTTATTCTTCTTGAATTTCCAAGTTTGGAAAATGCTTCGGATGAAGGCAGAGAAGATGTCTTGATGGCGTTCAGCATGATTTTGAAAAATCAGATTCGCGAAATTGATATTTTGTTTTTAAATGATAAACCAGGATCATTTTTTCTAATCCTTCCAACCACTCCTCCAGCCGGTGCGAGGGTGGTGGTTAAAAATATTTTGAATGCGTTTAAGGCATTAAGTATGATGGCGTTTGAATCAGATGCAAGTCTGGTTGAAATTCGCGCCGGAGTTTCCGGTTATTCAATGGATATGGAAGAACCGATGGATATGGTTAAAGCCGTAGAAGAGGATGTCGTAAGTGTCTTATTTGCGGAGTAA